In the Flavobacterium acetivorans genome, one interval contains:
- the tsaD gene encoding tRNA (adenosine(37)-N6)-threonylcarbamoyltransferase complex transferase subunit TsaD: MQNPEVFILAIESSCDDTAAAVLHNDKVLSNVVANQLIHTQYGGVVPELASRAHQQNIVPVIDAALRKANINKEQLSAIAFTQGPGLMGSLLVGSSFAKSMALALGIPLIAVNHMHAHILAHFIDEEGFEKPDFPFLALTISGGHTQIVKVNNFFDMTIIGETTDDAVGEAFDKSAKILGLPYPGGPLVDKNAQLGNPKAFVFTKPKVPGLDFSFSGLKTAILYFIQKKKIENPNFIDENINDICASIQYTIIEILMDKLKLAVKETGIKQIAIGGGVSANSGIRKTLKEAEQKYGWKTFVPKFEYTTDNAAMIGIVGYQKYLSQNFETAAVVSKARIQF, translated from the coding sequence ATGCAAAATCCAGAGGTTTTTATTCTTGCAATCGAAAGTTCTTGTGATGACACAGCAGCAGCGGTTTTACATAACGACAAAGTGCTGTCAAATGTTGTTGCAAATCAGTTAATTCATACCCAATATGGAGGTGTAGTTCCGGAGCTTGCTTCGCGCGCCCATCAGCAAAACATAGTGCCGGTTATTGATGCCGCGCTTCGTAAAGCAAATATCAATAAAGAGCAATTGTCCGCAATCGCATTTACCCAAGGTCCCGGACTGATGGGCTCGCTTCTTGTAGGAAGTTCTTTTGCTAAGTCAATGGCTTTGGCACTTGGAATCCCATTAATTGCTGTCAACCACATGCATGCTCATATTTTGGCCCATTTTATAGATGAAGAAGGTTTTGAAAAGCCTGATTTCCCTTTTTTGGCACTAACCATTAGCGGCGGACATACTCAAATTGTAAAAGTGAATAACTTTTTTGACATGACCATCATTGGAGAAACAACCGATGATGCGGTGGGCGAAGCCTTCGATAAAAGTGCCAAAATACTCGGACTTCCCTATCCCGGCGGACCTTTAGTGGATAAAAACGCCCAACTAGGAAATCCTAAGGCTTTTGTTTTTACCAAACCAAAAGTTCCCGGATTGGATTTTAGCTTTTCGGGTTTAAAAACGGCTATTTTATATTTTATTCAAAAGAAAAAAATAGAAAACCCTAATTTCATTGACGAAAACATAAATGACATTTGCGCTTCTATTCAATATACGATTATCGAAATCTTAATGGATAAGCTAAAGCTGGCCGTAAAAGAAACTGGAATCAAACAAATCGCCATTGGCGGAGGCGTTTCTGCCAATTCCGGAATAAGAAAAACGCTAAAAGAAGCCGAACAAAAATACGGCTGGAAAACATTTGTTCCAAAATTTGAATACACTACCGATAATGCTGCAATGATAGGAATTGTAGGTTATCAAAAATATTTATCCCAAAATTTCGAAACCGCAGCAGTGGTTTCAAAAGCAAGAATACAATTTTAA
- a CDS encoding 16S rRNA (uracil(1498)-N(3))-methyltransferase has translation MQLFYNPDINETTDSFSFDKEESRHIIKVLRKKDSDILFVTNGLGYLFKTEITLASDNKCTVQIISFEKKDSSNYHLHLAVAPTKMNDRYEWFLEKATEIGIHEITPIICDHSERKVINKDRFEKIILSAMKQSNELFLPKLNEAITYKEFVKLEIGGLKLIAHCEETDKKTLKSVLKPHENITILIGPEGDFSENEIALALENQFTPVSLGNTRLRTETAAVVACHSVVFVNEH, from the coding sequence ATGCAATTATTTTACAACCCTGACATAAACGAAACCACGGATAGCTTTTCTTTTGACAAAGAAGAAAGCAGACACATCATAAAAGTACTGCGCAAAAAAGATTCCGATATTTTATTTGTCACCAATGGTCTTGGTTATTTATTCAAAACAGAAATTACCTTAGCTTCAGACAATAAGTGTACTGTTCAGATTATTTCTTTCGAAAAAAAGGATTCTTCTAATTATCATCTGCATCTTGCTGTCGCTCCCACAAAAATGAACGACCGCTATGAATGGTTTTTAGAAAAAGCGACTGAAATTGGTATTCATGAAATAACACCCATTATTTGTGACCATTCTGAACGAAAAGTCATCAATAAAGACCGTTTTGAAAAAATCATTTTATCGGCAATGAAGCAATCTAATGAGTTGTTTCTTCCTAAATTGAACGAAGCCATTACCTATAAAGAGTTTGTAAAACTGGAAATAGGGGGATTGAAATTGATCGCCCATTGTGAAGAGACCGACAAAAAAACACTGAAATCCGTTTTAAAACCACATGAAAATATTACTATATTAATTGGTCCAGAAGGCGATTTCTCCGAAAATGAAATTGCATTGGCCCTAGAAAATCAATTTACTCCCGTTTCATTAGGAAATACACGCCTAAGAACTGAAACTGCGGCCGTTGTAGCCTGTCATAGTGTTGTTTTTGTTAATGAACACTAA
- a CDS encoding DUF4159 domain-containing protein, with product MQRMYLVLLLISIGTYSQEIALVKYSGGGDWYANPTALPNLVKYCNANINTKINTKAATVEPSSPDLFSYPFIHLTGHGNVAFTDSDVNNLKNYLNSGGFLHIDDNYGMDQYIRKEIKKIFPNTNLIEIPANHPLFQKPFLFSNGLPKIHEHDGKRPQAFGIFVENRLVLLYTFECDLGDGWEDPEVHNDPISIREKALKMGANILNYVFNN from the coding sequence ATGCAAAGGATGTATTTGGTTTTGCTTTTAATTTCAATTGGGACTTATTCCCAAGAAATTGCCTTGGTTAAATACAGCGGAGGTGGTGATTGGTATGCTAACCCTACCGCTTTGCCCAATTTAGTCAAATATTGTAATGCTAATATCAATACCAAAATAAACACAAAAGCCGCCACGGTAGAACCTAGCAGTCCTGATTTGTTCTCCTACCCTTTTATACACCTGACTGGGCATGGCAATGTAGCCTTTACTGATTCTGATGTCAACAATCTGAAAAACTACCTAAACTCAGGTGGTTTTTTGCATATTGATGATAATTACGGAATGGATCAATACATCCGAAAAGAAATAAAAAAAATATTCCCCAATACTAATTTAATCGAAATTCCCGCCAATCATCCCCTTTTCCAAAAACCTTTTCTCTTTTCCAATGGATTACCAAAAATTCATGAACATGATGGAAAGCGACCACAAGCTTTTGGGATTTTCGTAGAAAACCGACTTGTTTTATTGTATACCTTCGAATGTGATCTGGGCGATGGTTGGGAAGATCCAGAAGTTCATAATGACCCAATTTCTATCCGTGAAAAAGCGCTAAAAATGGGCGCTAATATTTTGAATTACGTGTTCAATAACTAA
- a CDS encoding zinc metalloprotease has protein sequence MKKLLLSAVALMLLFSCQNDPKETTDAQTNAIAHRGCASQEVLEAQLAADPTLAIRMNEIEAFTQKAILSGRLVNGKIEIPVVVNVLYKTAAENISDSQIQSQIDVLNQDFNATNSDFNDVPTLFSGVKANVGITFVLETIKRKATTKTSWGTRDAMKKTKQGGLDPTSPTTKLNIWACTIGGGILGYAQFPGGSSATDGVVIDSKYFGLAGSGSYPYNLGRTATHEVGHWMNLRHIWGDATCGSDQVADTPTHNTANYGVPAYPHYSTCTGTPVEMTMNYMDYTDDRGMYMFSNGQKSRMEAIFVAGGARASFGI, from the coding sequence ATGAAAAAATTACTTTTATCGGCAGTAGCATTGATGTTGCTTTTTTCTTGTCAAAATGACCCAAAAGAGACCACTGATGCACAAACAAATGCAATTGCTCACAGAGGTTGCGCCTCTCAAGAAGTACTGGAAGCCCAATTAGCCGCCGATCCTACACTGGCAATTAGAATGAATGAAATTGAGGCCTTCACACAAAAAGCAATCCTAAGCGGTCGTTTAGTTAATGGAAAGATTGAAATTCCAGTTGTAGTAAATGTTCTTTATAAAACAGCTGCCGAAAACATCTCGGATTCACAAATCCAATCTCAAATTGATGTTTTAAACCAAGATTTCAATGCAACAAACTCTGATTTCAATGATGTACCAACTTTATTTTCAGGAGTAAAAGCAAATGTAGGTATTACATTTGTCTTAGAAACCATAAAAAGAAAAGCTACGACCAAAACTTCTTGGGGAACTAGAGACGCCATGAAAAAGACAAAACAAGGAGGTCTAGATCCTACTTCACCTACAACAAAATTAAACATATGGGCTTGTACTATTGGTGGAGGAATTTTAGGTTATGCTCAATTTCCTGGTGGAAGTAGCGCTACAGATGGAGTGGTAATTGATTCAAAATATTTTGGATTAGCCGGTTCTGGAAGCTATCCGTACAATTTAGGAAGAACTGCTACGCATGAAGTAGGTCACTGGATGAACTTACGCCACATTTGGGGTGATGCCACTTGTGGAAGCGATCAAGTTGCTGACACTCCTACTCACAACACGGCTAATTATGGTGTTCCAGCTTATCCTCATTATAGCACTTGCACAGGAACTCCTGTAGAAATGACTATGAATTATATGGATTATACAGACGATAGAGGAATGTACATGTTCTCTAACGGACAAAAATCAAGAATGGAAGCGATATTCGTTGCTGGCGGAGCAAGAGCTTCTTTCGGCATCTAA